Proteins encoded within one genomic window of Rhododendron vialii isolate Sample 1 chromosome 1a, ASM3025357v1:
- the LOC131325722 gene encoding uncharacterized protein LOC131325722: protein MATGLLAPSYHFKNHALFSAPVLGIGRFNNSCNYVSGRDASKSNLNPFRVRAVKEKTEEIKTPSSSSPEDVTKKYGLEAGLWKIFSSKEEGKEGDNGKNKSKGDQAKELLAKYGGAYLATSITLSLISFALCYALISAGVDVPALLQKVGIASNETGEKVGTFALAYAAHKAASPIRFPPTVALTPIVANLIGKKVDKEI from the exons ATGGCCACAGGTCTGCTAGCCCCTTCCTACCACTTCAAAAACCATGCTCTCTTCTCTGCTCCTGTATTGGGTATTGGCAGATTCAACAATTCGTGCAACTATGTTTCTGGTCGTGATGCCTCCAAATCCAACTTGAATCCCTTCAGGGTCAGAGCTGTCAAAGAGAAAACTGAGGAAATTAAGACCCCTTCTTCCTCTTCGCCAGAGGATGTTACAAAGAAGTATGGCCTAGAAGCTGGTCTCTGGaag ATATTCAGCTCAAAAGAGGAAGGAAAGGAAGGGGACAATGGAAAGAACAAATCAAAGGGGGATCAAGCAAAGGAGCTACTAGCAAAATACGGCGGAGCATACCTGGCCACCTCCATTACCCTCTCCTTGATCTCCTTTGCACTCTGCTACGCTCTTATCAGTGCTGGCGTCGATGTCCCAGCTTTGTTGCAGAAG GTGGGAATCGCCTCTAATGAGACGGGGGAGAAAGTCGGGACTTTTGCATTGGCATATGCTGCGCATAAGGCTGCATCTCCGATAAGATTTCCTCCTACCGTGGCTCTAACTCCCATTGTTGCTAATTTGATTGGGAAGAAAGTTGATAAGGAGATATAG
- the LOC131325475 gene encoding S-adenosylmethionine synthase 3-like isoform X1 has translation MYAAADMDTFLFTSESVNEGHPDKLCDQVSDAILDACLEQDPESKVACETVAKTDTVMVFGEITTKAKVNYEKIVRDTCRGIGFTSPDVGLDADHCKVLVNIEEQSPDIAQGVHGHLTKKPEEIGAGDQGHMFGYATDETLELMPLTHVLATKLGSKLTEVRKNKTCPWLRPDGKTQVTVEYKSDGGAMIPIRVHTVLISTQHDETVNNEQIAKDLKEHVIKPVIPAQYLDEKTIFHLNPSGRFVIGGPHGDAGLTGRKIIIDTYGGWGAHGGGAFSGKDPTKVDRSGAYIVRQAAKSVVASGLARRCLVQVSYAIGVPEPLSVFVDTYKTGTILEKDILTVIKENFDFRPGMIAVNLDLKRGSNFRYQKTAAYGHFGRDDPDFTWETVKFLNPKA, from the exons ATGTACGCAGCCGCAG ATATGGATACTTTTCTCTTCACTTCAGAATCTGTCAATGAAGGCCATCCAGACAAGCTCTGTGACCAAGTCTCAGATGCGATCCTGGATGCTTGCCTAGAACAAGATCCAGAAAGCAAAGTTGCCTGTGAGACCGTCGCAAAAACTGATACAGTCATGGTCTTTGGTGAGATCACAACCAAGGCCAAAGTAAACTACGAGAAGATAGTTCGAGACACTTGCAGAGGCATCGGCTTCACCTCCCCCGATGTTGGCCTCGATGCTGATCACTGCAAGGTCCTAGTCAACATCGAAGAACAGAGCCCTGACATTGCCCAGGGAGTCCACGGTCATTTAACCAAGAAGCCTGAGGAAATTGGGGCTGGAGACCAAGGCCACATGTTTGGCTATGCCACTGATGAAACACTCGAACTCATGCCCCTAACCCATGTCCTTGCGACCAAGCTCGGGTCCAAGCTCACTGAGGTGAGGAAGAACAAGACCTGCCCCTGGCTAAGGCCTGATGGTAAGACCCAGGTGACTGTCGAGTACAAAAGTGATGGTGGGGCTATGATCCCTATTCGTGTTCACACGGTCCTCATCTCAACCCAGCACGATGAGACTGTCAACAATGAACAGATTGCCAAGGACTTAAAAGAGCATGTAATTAAACCGGTCATCCCGGCCCAGTATCTAGATGAGAAGACCATCTTCCACCTCAACCCCTCAGGTCGGTTTGTCATCGGGGGACCCCATGGAGATGCAGGGCTCACTGGCCGGAAGATTATCATCGATACATATGGTGGATGGGGTGCTCATGGCGGAGGGGCTTTTTCCGGGAAGGATCCTACTAAGGTGGATAGGAGCGGTGCTTATATTGTTAGGCAGGCGGCAAAAAGTGTGGTGGCTTCTGGACTTGCTCGCCGGTGTCTAGTGCAGGTTTCTTATGCAATTGGTGTGCCGGAACCGCTTTCTGTGTTTGTTGACACTTATAAAACCGGGACGATTCTGGAAAAGGATATTCTGACTGTGATCAAAGAAAATTTCGACTTTAGGCCCGGAATGATAGCAGTCAATCTTGACCTAAAGAGAGGAAGCAACTTCAGGTACCAGAAAACTGCTGCTTATGGGCATTTTGGCCGCGATGATCCAGATTTTACTTGGGAGACTGTGAAGTTCCTCAACCCTAAAGCTTGA
- the LOC131325475 gene encoding S-adenosylmethionine synthase 1-like isoform X2, producing the protein MDTFLFTSESVNEGHPDKLCDQVSDAILDACLEQDPESKVACETVAKTDTVMVFGEITTKAKVNYEKIVRDTCRGIGFTSPDVGLDADHCKVLVNIEEQSPDIAQGVHGHLTKKPEEIGAGDQGHMFGYATDETLELMPLTHVLATKLGSKLTEVRKNKTCPWLRPDGKTQVTVEYKSDGGAMIPIRVHTVLISTQHDETVNNEQIAKDLKEHVIKPVIPAQYLDEKTIFHLNPSGRFVIGGPHGDAGLTGRKIIIDTYGGWGAHGGGAFSGKDPTKVDRSGAYIVRQAAKSVVASGLARRCLVQVSYAIGVPEPLSVFVDTYKTGTILEKDILTVIKENFDFRPGMIAVNLDLKRGSNFRYQKTAAYGHFGRDDPDFTWETVKFLNPKA; encoded by the coding sequence ATGGATACTTTTCTCTTCACTTCAGAATCTGTCAATGAAGGCCATCCAGACAAGCTCTGTGACCAAGTCTCAGATGCGATCCTGGATGCTTGCCTAGAACAAGATCCAGAAAGCAAAGTTGCCTGTGAGACCGTCGCAAAAACTGATACAGTCATGGTCTTTGGTGAGATCACAACCAAGGCCAAAGTAAACTACGAGAAGATAGTTCGAGACACTTGCAGAGGCATCGGCTTCACCTCCCCCGATGTTGGCCTCGATGCTGATCACTGCAAGGTCCTAGTCAACATCGAAGAACAGAGCCCTGACATTGCCCAGGGAGTCCACGGTCATTTAACCAAGAAGCCTGAGGAAATTGGGGCTGGAGACCAAGGCCACATGTTTGGCTATGCCACTGATGAAACACTCGAACTCATGCCCCTAACCCATGTCCTTGCGACCAAGCTCGGGTCCAAGCTCACTGAGGTGAGGAAGAACAAGACCTGCCCCTGGCTAAGGCCTGATGGTAAGACCCAGGTGACTGTCGAGTACAAAAGTGATGGTGGGGCTATGATCCCTATTCGTGTTCACACGGTCCTCATCTCAACCCAGCACGATGAGACTGTCAACAATGAACAGATTGCCAAGGACTTAAAAGAGCATGTAATTAAACCGGTCATCCCGGCCCAGTATCTAGATGAGAAGACCATCTTCCACCTCAACCCCTCAGGTCGGTTTGTCATCGGGGGACCCCATGGAGATGCAGGGCTCACTGGCCGGAAGATTATCATCGATACATATGGTGGATGGGGTGCTCATGGCGGAGGGGCTTTTTCCGGGAAGGATCCTACTAAGGTGGATAGGAGCGGTGCTTATATTGTTAGGCAGGCGGCAAAAAGTGTGGTGGCTTCTGGACTTGCTCGCCGGTGTCTAGTGCAGGTTTCTTATGCAATTGGTGTGCCGGAACCGCTTTCTGTGTTTGTTGACACTTATAAAACCGGGACGATTCTGGAAAAGGATATTCTGACTGTGATCAAAGAAAATTTCGACTTTAGGCCCGGAATGATAGCAGTCAATCTTGACCTAAAGAGAGGAAGCAACTTCAGGTACCAGAAAACTGCTGCTTATGGGCATTTTGGCCGCGATGATCCAGATTTTACTTGGGAGACTGTGAAGTTCCTCAACCCTAAAGCTTGA